The Tessaracoccus flavus genome includes the window GCAATGCCCTTCGCGGTGCAGTTGCTGCTGGGGCTGGAGTTCTACCGGTCGTCCTACAGCCGGACGGGGTACTTCACGCACTCGCTCCCGGTCCGCGGCCGGACTGTGTTCTTCGCGAAGTTCGGCTACTCCTCGGTGGTGGCCATCGTCTTCCTGCTCCTGGGCCTGGCCCTGGCCTTCGTCGCTTTCACGGGCTCGCTCGTCGCTCAGGGTGCCACGGCCGCAGAAGTCTGGAGGGGGGCCCGGCAGGGGTTGGACCAGATTCTCGCAGCGACCCCGTCCTGGGTTGCGGTGGTCCTCATCGGGATGGCTCTGCTGTTTCCGGTGGCCGGACTTGCTCACTACTTCTTTGCCGCCAGTGTCGGCAGCGAGGGCTGGATCAACCGGATGGGCTTCGGGGGAGTGGTGCTCGTCTGGGTGCTCTACTACCTCGCCAATCAGGTCGTCGCCGCTGTCGGCCTCTTCCTGCCCCTCAATGCGGTCGTCGACTCGGGCAGCCTGACGATGAGCACTGACCCGCTCATCGTGTTGCAGGGTGACACGCTCGATGCGCTCATCCCGTTCGGCGCCTTCGCGATGATCCTCGCGTTGGCCGCAGTGGCGATATGGCGGGCGGCGGTGTCGGTCGACCGGAAGGTCGAACTGCGCTGATAGCCTCCGGCGCGTGGATCGGTACTCACGCGATGTGCTCGCACCCGGATGGCAGAAGGCCCACCTCAAGAAGACCCGCGACGTGGCCGTCGAACTCGACCTGGTGGTCGAGTTCGACGACTTCTGCGGCGCTGTGGTCGGTTGGGAGAACGGGCTCGTGATCCTGGAGGACCGCAAACTGAAGCGCCGCTCCGCCCCGTTCGGGCCGGGCTTCCTGCTGGAGGGTCAACCGGTCGCGCTGCGGCCCCCGCTGCGCGGCGGGCCCTCGCGTCCCACGTACACAGCGTCGGGGTCACGCGCCTCGGCCCAGCCGGAGAAGGCGAAGGTCGCGCTGCCCAGCCGTATCTACGTGGAGGGCCGCCACGACGCGGAGCTCATCGAGAAGGTGTGGGGGGAGGACCTGCGGCACGTCGGCGTGGTCGTCGAATTCCTCGGGGGAATCGACGATCTCCCCGCCATCGTTGCCGAGTTCGCCCCCGCGCCGGGCCGACGGCTCGGTGTGCTCGTGGACCATCTGGTCCCCGGGAGCAAGGAATCGCGCATCGCGGCGCAGGTGTACAAGGCTGGCTACCGGGAGACAGTTCTCGTCGAGGGCCACGAGTTCATCGACATCTGGCAGGCGGTGAAACCCGCGAGAGTGGGGAGGAAGGCCTGGCCCGAGGTGCCGCGCGACGTCGACTTCAAGAAGGGCACGCTGGCGGCCCTGGGCCTGCCCCACGCGGACCAGGCGGATGTGGCGCGCGGCTGGCAGGCGATCCTGGCCCGAGTGCAGAGTTGGCGCGACCTTGAACCGCAACTAAACACCAAGGTGGAGACCCTGATCGACTTCGTCACGCAGGATCACGTCTGAACTAGAGCCAGACGCTCTGGGCCGCTGGCAGACGCGCAGATTGGCCCGGCGGTTCCGTTCTCTGCAGTCGGGAATCGTCCGCTCATGCCGGTGTGCGAGCCAGCAATCTGTCTGATTCATGCCGTGCAAATCGACTGATACCGACCCTGCTTCTCCAGCGAGAGCGTCGCTTTGATCGGAGGCAAGGCTGGTGGCTACAAGCGGAGTTGCCGCTCCAGGGCCGCGACGGTCTCGTCGTCGGTGTAGCCCAACCCGCGGACCCGTGCGACGAAGTCCGCAGCCATGCCCTCGAGCATTTCTTGCCGGTTCACCGCAGGGGCTCGGCCGGACTCGGCTACGCGGGTGCCGCCGCCGCGCCGGGACGTGAGCAGTCCCTCTTGCTCGAGTTCACGGTAAGAGCGCGCGACCGTGCCGACGGCGACCCCGAGGTCACCGGCGAGCTGGCGCAGCGGGGGGAGTCGGTCGCCGGGGCCGAGCCGTCCAGCGGCGATGAGGTCGCCGAGCTGCCGCCGCAGTTGCTCGTACGGTGGGGTCGGATCGTCGGGGTCGAGGGTCAGGACGAGGGTCATCGCATCTCCGCCGGGTACGCAGTGGAGAAAGCGGGGAGCGCTCCAGGGACGACGATCCGGACGACGATCCAGCCGAGCAGCAGAAGGGCCACGGGGATGGTCGCCACGAGCACAAAACCCGCCGGGTCCATCCAGGCGCGTTGGCAGTCCAGCCTGAGCAGCGCCGTGCCTGCGAAGAATGCGACGCCCACGTGACTGGCCGCCACAGCCGCACCCGTCGCAGCCAGCACCCGTGTCATCGACCGCAAGCGCAACACGTCGTCGCTCACGTCGTCGTTCGCGAAACCGCGCGGCCGACGCACAACAGCCACCAACGCTGCCACGGCCGCCAGCCCGATGCCCAGGAGCAGCAGTGTGAGCGGGATGGAGTAGAAGCTGCCCGGGTAGGGACCGGCTCCATTGCCGACGTTGCCACAACGCGCCGCGACCTGCCGTCCGGCGCGTCCCATGTCGTCGGCGGAGGCAGACGCAGTGGTCAACGCTAGCGTGGCGAGGTGCACCGCCGTGATCCCGGCGACCGCGGTGGTGAGTGCCCGCGGCAGGTAATTGACCACCCGACGGGGGGCAAGCGAAGCAGTCCGCGGACCGGTCGGTCGCCGCGGTCGCACCACAGTCTCAGCGAGACCCACTCCGGTGACCACAAAGAGGCCGACAATGGCAGGAGCCAGCATCGTTCCCCGACCCAGGTCAAGGCTGCCGTTGACCAGCCATGCGGCCACGCCGCCGATGAAGGCAGCCGCAACCCAGGTCGCGCGAACCCACTTCCACTCGCTGCGCGTGTCGGGGCCACCGCGTGTCGCCGAATGCGCCCCCAGCGCGATCACCGTCAACAGCAGCGGACCACCGACGAGAGCCGAAATTATTGAAAGAGACATGGGACCCCGATCTTGTATCACATGATTGCTACAAGCCAAGGGTAGGCGCTCGAACGCTTTGTGTCAAACATTCGACACAAGCGGGCGGCAGCCCAGGAGACTTCGTCGCGAAGCGCCGACTGACAGTCGTTCTGATGACAAGCGGCGCTGATCTTCACCGAACATCTGTGCCTTCTTCCGAACGGGAGTGTTGCCCGACCGAAGCTTGAAGTCACATTCATCGTTGTACTGACATGCTGTTGTCGGGGCGACCGACAGCGCCCAGCGCGTGGGTCGCGGGGTACCCTCGGTGCATGAGCATGGTGACGGCCGAGACAGCGTCGCTGCGTGCCGCGATCGTCGCGCATCGCGATGCGCTGGACGGCATCCTTCGTCGCTATCGCGCGGTCAACCCCAGACTGTTCGGTTCCGTCGCCCGTGGCGATGCCACGGGCGATAGTGACATCGATCTCTTGGTTGACCTGCTGCCGGGCGGGGGGGGGAACGACCTGCTGCGCGTGGCTGGGGTCGCCGAAGAATTGAGCCA containing:
- a CDS encoding DUF3097 domain-containing protein, yielding MDRYSRDVLAPGWQKAHLKKTRDVAVELDLVVEFDDFCGAVVGWENGLVILEDRKLKRRSAPFGPGFLLEGQPVALRPPLRGGPSRPTYTASGSRASAQPEKAKVALPSRIYVEGRHDAELIEKVWGEDLRHVGVVVEFLGGIDDLPAIVAEFAPAPGRRLGVLVDHLVPGSKESRIAAQVYKAGYRETVLVEGHEFIDIWQAVKPARVGRKAWPEVPRDVDFKKGTLAALGLPHADQADVARGWQAILARVQSWRDLEPQLNTKVETLIDFVTQDHV
- a CDS encoding GntR family transcriptional regulator, with protein sequence MTLVLTLDPDDPTPPYEQLRRQLGDLIAAGRLGPGDRLPPLRQLAGDLGVAVGTVARSYRELEQEGLLTSRRGGGTRVAESGRAPAVNRQEMLEGMAADFVARVRGLGYTDDETVAALERQLRL
- a CDS encoding nucleotidyltransferase family protein; amino-acid sequence: MSMVTAETASLRAAIVAHRDALDGILRRYRAVNPRLFGSVARGDATGDSDIDLLVDLLPGGGGNDLLRVAGVAEELSQGPWGEGRRCGRVIAAG